One part of the Phragmites australis chromosome 3, lpPhrAust1.1, whole genome shotgun sequence genome encodes these proteins:
- the LOC133911956 gene encoding transcription factor bHLH137-like isoform X4, with amino-acid sequence MSACHYMVNTVHSTKDWWVTAELLIKRGGTWGAAALSPMLMYSTPSTDPGRDKEKCFAIGANLLASLDHTMDFDEPIVFPMHNVGLQEGVQVYSSARDTQLSRSMSTGKCLKGGKRKGSGEDSSSIHSQAETGASSQREVSMERADEKAGDADANTDDYVHVRAKRGQATNSHSLAERFRREKINERMKFLQDLVPGCNKITGKAMMLDEIINYVQSLQRQVEFLSMKLSTISPDLNCGLDLQDILRSQEARSEFPGYGQQMSNVHLNLYRASEQGFSRPEPYGVIPNPANVHVARTAQLSAFPQRGVFWDEELRNIAPDAFASDTGAVSVENSGPF; translated from the exons ATGTCCGCATGCCACTACATGGTTAACACTGTTCACTCTACCAAAGACTGGTGGGTAACAGCGGAGCTGCTAATCAAAAGAGGAGGAACATGGGGAGCAGCAGCTCTCTCCCCCATGCTG ATGTATTCCACTCCCAGCACTGATCCTGGGAGAGACAAAGAGAAGTGCTTCGCAATCGGAGCTAACCTGCTTGCTTCACTAGACCATACCATGGATTTCGACGAGCCTATCGTCTTTCCTATGCACAATGTAGGCTTGCAAGAGGGGGTTCAGGTTTACAGTTCTGCCCGTG ATACTCAGCTAAGTAGAAGTATGAGCACGGGGAAGTGTTTAAAGGGTGGTAAAAGGAAGGGTTCTGGAGAGGACAGTTCATCAATACATTCTCAG GCTGAAACCGGTGCATCATCTCAGCGAGAAGTCAGCATGGAGCGTGCTGATGAGAAGGCAGGTGATGCTGATGCCAACACAGATGACTACGTGCATGTCCGAGCAAAGCGAGGCCAAGCCACCAATAGCCACAGCCTTGCAGAAAGA TTTCGAAGAGAGAAGATAAATGAAAGGATGAAGTTTCTTCAAGACCTCGTCCCTGGTTGCAACAAG ATTACAGGCAAGGCCATGATGCTTGATGAGATCATAAACTATGTGCAATCTCTGCAGAGGCAGGTTGAG TTCCTTTCAATGAAGCTCTCGACTATCAGTCCTGACCTGAACTGCGGTCTCGACCTACAAGAT ATCCTTCGCTCACAAGAAGCTCGCTCTGAGTTTCCGGGATACGGCCAGCAAATGAGCAATGTGCATCTTAATCTGTACAGGGCATCTGAACAAGGCTTCTCGCGTCCAGAACCGTACGGGGTCATTCCAAATCCAGCAAATGTTCATGTGGCAAGAACGGCTCAGTTATCTGCATTTCCTCAG AGAGGAGTCTTTTGGGATGAAGAACTTCGCAACATTGCTCCAGATGCTTTCGCTTCAGACACCGGTGCCGTTAGCGTCGAGAATTCTG GTCCATTTTGA
- the LOC133911956 gene encoding transcription factor bHLH137-like isoform X3 yields MSACHYMVNTVHSTKDWWVTAELLIKRGGTWGAAALSPMLMYSTPSTDPGRDKEKCFAIGANLLASLDHTMDFDEPIVFPMHNVGLQEGVQVYSSARDTQLSRSMSTGKCLKGGKRKGSGEDSSSIHSQAETGASSQREVSMERADEKAGDADANTDDYVHVRAKRGQATNSHSLAERFRREKINERMKFLQDLVPGCNKITGKAMMLDEIINYVQSLQRQVEFLSMKLSTISPDLNCGLDLQDILRSQEARSEFPGYGQQMSNVHLNLYRASEQGFSRPEPYGVIPNPANVHVARTAQLSAFPQQRGVFWDEELRNIAPDAFASDTGAVSVENSGPF; encoded by the exons ATGTCCGCATGCCACTACATGGTTAACACTGTTCACTCTACCAAAGACTGGTGGGTAACAGCGGAGCTGCTAATCAAAAGAGGAGGAACATGGGGAGCAGCAGCTCTCTCCCCCATGCTG ATGTATTCCACTCCCAGCACTGATCCTGGGAGAGACAAAGAGAAGTGCTTCGCAATCGGAGCTAACCTGCTTGCTTCACTAGACCATACCATGGATTTCGACGAGCCTATCGTCTTTCCTATGCACAATGTAGGCTTGCAAGAGGGGGTTCAGGTTTACAGTTCTGCCCGTG ATACTCAGCTAAGTAGAAGTATGAGCACGGGGAAGTGTTTAAAGGGTGGTAAAAGGAAGGGTTCTGGAGAGGACAGTTCATCAATACATTCTCAG GCTGAAACCGGTGCATCATCTCAGCGAGAAGTCAGCATGGAGCGTGCTGATGAGAAGGCAGGTGATGCTGATGCCAACACAGATGACTACGTGCATGTCCGAGCAAAGCGAGGCCAAGCCACCAATAGCCACAGCCTTGCAGAAAGA TTTCGAAGAGAGAAGATAAATGAAAGGATGAAGTTTCTTCAAGACCTCGTCCCTGGTTGCAACAAG ATTACAGGCAAGGCCATGATGCTTGATGAGATCATAAACTATGTGCAATCTCTGCAGAGGCAGGTTGAG TTCCTTTCAATGAAGCTCTCGACTATCAGTCCTGACCTGAACTGCGGTCTCGACCTACAAGAT ATCCTTCGCTCACAAGAAGCTCGCTCTGAGTTTCCGGGATACGGCCAGCAAATGAGCAATGTGCATCTTAATCTGTACAGGGCATCTGAACAAGGCTTCTCGCGTCCAGAACCGTACGGGGTCATTCCAAATCCAGCAAATGTTCATGTGGCAAGAACGGCTCAGTTATCTGCATTTCCTCAG CAGAGAGGAGTCTTTTGGGATGAAGAACTTCGCAACATTGCTCCAGATGCTTTCGCTTCAGACACCGGTGCCGTTAGCGTCGAGAATTCTG GTCCATTTTGA
- the LOC133911956 gene encoding transcription factor bHLH137-like isoform X1, with protein sequence MSACHYMVNTVHSTKDWWVTAELLIKRGGTWGAAALSPMLMYSTPSTDPGRDKEKCFAIGANLLASLDHTMDFDEPIVFPMHNVGLQEGVQVYSSARDTQLSRSMSTGKCLKGGKRKGSGEDSSSIHSQAETGASSQREVSMERADEKAGDADANTDDYVHVRAKRGQATNSHSLAERFRREKINERMKFLQDLVPGCNKITGKAMMLDEIINYVQSLQRQVEFLSMKLSTISPDLNCGLDLQDILRSQEARSEFPGYGQQMSNVHLNLYRASEQGFSRPEPYGVIPNPANVHVARTAQLSAFPQQRGVFWDEELRNIAPDAFASDTGAVSVENSDSMKVD encoded by the exons ATGTCCGCATGCCACTACATGGTTAACACTGTTCACTCTACCAAAGACTGGTGGGTAACAGCGGAGCTGCTAATCAAAAGAGGAGGAACATGGGGAGCAGCAGCTCTCTCCCCCATGCTG ATGTATTCCACTCCCAGCACTGATCCTGGGAGAGACAAAGAGAAGTGCTTCGCAATCGGAGCTAACCTGCTTGCTTCACTAGACCATACCATGGATTTCGACGAGCCTATCGTCTTTCCTATGCACAATGTAGGCTTGCAAGAGGGGGTTCAGGTTTACAGTTCTGCCCGTG ATACTCAGCTAAGTAGAAGTATGAGCACGGGGAAGTGTTTAAAGGGTGGTAAAAGGAAGGGTTCTGGAGAGGACAGTTCATCAATACATTCTCAG GCTGAAACCGGTGCATCATCTCAGCGAGAAGTCAGCATGGAGCGTGCTGATGAGAAGGCAGGTGATGCTGATGCCAACACAGATGACTACGTGCATGTCCGAGCAAAGCGAGGCCAAGCCACCAATAGCCACAGCCTTGCAGAAAGA TTTCGAAGAGAGAAGATAAATGAAAGGATGAAGTTTCTTCAAGACCTCGTCCCTGGTTGCAACAAG ATTACAGGCAAGGCCATGATGCTTGATGAGATCATAAACTATGTGCAATCTCTGCAGAGGCAGGTTGAG TTCCTTTCAATGAAGCTCTCGACTATCAGTCCTGACCTGAACTGCGGTCTCGACCTACAAGAT ATCCTTCGCTCACAAGAAGCTCGCTCTGAGTTTCCGGGATACGGCCAGCAAATGAGCAATGTGCATCTTAATCTGTACAGGGCATCTGAACAAGGCTTCTCGCGTCCAGAACCGTACGGGGTCATTCCAAATCCAGCAAATGTTCATGTGGCAAGAACGGCTCAGTTATCTGCATTTCCTCAG CAGAGAGGAGTCTTTTGGGATGAAGAACTTCGCAACATTGCTCCAGATGCTTTCGCTTCAGACACCGGTGCCGTTAGCGTCGAGAATTCTG ATTCAATGAAAGTCGATTAG
- the LOC133911956 gene encoding transcription factor bHLH137-like isoform X2 codes for MSACHYMVNTVHSTKDWWVTAELLIKRGGTWGAAALSPMLMYSTPSTDPGRDKEKCFAIGANLLASLDHTMDFDEPIVFPMHNVGLQEGVQVYSSARDTQLSRSMSTGKCLKGGKRKGSGEDSSSIHSQAETGASSQREVSMERADEKAGDADANTDDYVHVRAKRGQATNSHSLAERFRREKINERMKFLQDLVPGCNKITGKAMMLDEIINYVQSLQRQVEFLSMKLSTISPDLNCGLDLQDILRSQEARSEFPGYGQQMSNVHLNLYRASEQGFSRPEPYGVIPNPANVHVARTAQLSAFPQRGVFWDEELRNIAPDAFASDTGAVSVENSDSMKVD; via the exons ATGTCCGCATGCCACTACATGGTTAACACTGTTCACTCTACCAAAGACTGGTGGGTAACAGCGGAGCTGCTAATCAAAAGAGGAGGAACATGGGGAGCAGCAGCTCTCTCCCCCATGCTG ATGTATTCCACTCCCAGCACTGATCCTGGGAGAGACAAAGAGAAGTGCTTCGCAATCGGAGCTAACCTGCTTGCTTCACTAGACCATACCATGGATTTCGACGAGCCTATCGTCTTTCCTATGCACAATGTAGGCTTGCAAGAGGGGGTTCAGGTTTACAGTTCTGCCCGTG ATACTCAGCTAAGTAGAAGTATGAGCACGGGGAAGTGTTTAAAGGGTGGTAAAAGGAAGGGTTCTGGAGAGGACAGTTCATCAATACATTCTCAG GCTGAAACCGGTGCATCATCTCAGCGAGAAGTCAGCATGGAGCGTGCTGATGAGAAGGCAGGTGATGCTGATGCCAACACAGATGACTACGTGCATGTCCGAGCAAAGCGAGGCCAAGCCACCAATAGCCACAGCCTTGCAGAAAGA TTTCGAAGAGAGAAGATAAATGAAAGGATGAAGTTTCTTCAAGACCTCGTCCCTGGTTGCAACAAG ATTACAGGCAAGGCCATGATGCTTGATGAGATCATAAACTATGTGCAATCTCTGCAGAGGCAGGTTGAG TTCCTTTCAATGAAGCTCTCGACTATCAGTCCTGACCTGAACTGCGGTCTCGACCTACAAGAT ATCCTTCGCTCACAAGAAGCTCGCTCTGAGTTTCCGGGATACGGCCAGCAAATGAGCAATGTGCATCTTAATCTGTACAGGGCATCTGAACAAGGCTTCTCGCGTCCAGAACCGTACGGGGTCATTCCAAATCCAGCAAATGTTCATGTGGCAAGAACGGCTCAGTTATCTGCATTTCCTCAG AGAGGAGTCTTTTGGGATGAAGAACTTCGCAACATTGCTCCAGATGCTTTCGCTTCAGACACCGGTGCCGTTAGCGTCGAGAATTCTG ATTCAATGAAAGTCGATTAG
- the LOC133911956 gene encoding transcription factor bHLH76-like isoform X5 — translation MYSTPSTDPGRDKEKCFAIGANLLASLDHTMDFDEPIVFPMHNVGLQEGVQVYSSARDTQLSRSMSTGKCLKGGKRKGSGEDSSSIHSQAETGASSQREVSMERADEKAGDADANTDDYVHVRAKRGQATNSHSLAERFRREKINERMKFLQDLVPGCNKITGKAMMLDEIINYVQSLQRQVEFLSMKLSTISPDLNCGLDLQDILRSQEARSEFPGYGQQMSNVHLNLYRASEQGFSRPEPYGVIPNPANVHVARTAQLSAFPQQRGVFWDEELRNIAPDAFASDTGAVSVENSDSMKVD, via the exons ATGTATTCCACTCCCAGCACTGATCCTGGGAGAGACAAAGAGAAGTGCTTCGCAATCGGAGCTAACCTGCTTGCTTCACTAGACCATACCATGGATTTCGACGAGCCTATCGTCTTTCCTATGCACAATGTAGGCTTGCAAGAGGGGGTTCAGGTTTACAGTTCTGCCCGTG ATACTCAGCTAAGTAGAAGTATGAGCACGGGGAAGTGTTTAAAGGGTGGTAAAAGGAAGGGTTCTGGAGAGGACAGTTCATCAATACATTCTCAG GCTGAAACCGGTGCATCATCTCAGCGAGAAGTCAGCATGGAGCGTGCTGATGAGAAGGCAGGTGATGCTGATGCCAACACAGATGACTACGTGCATGTCCGAGCAAAGCGAGGCCAAGCCACCAATAGCCACAGCCTTGCAGAAAGA TTTCGAAGAGAGAAGATAAATGAAAGGATGAAGTTTCTTCAAGACCTCGTCCCTGGTTGCAACAAG ATTACAGGCAAGGCCATGATGCTTGATGAGATCATAAACTATGTGCAATCTCTGCAGAGGCAGGTTGAG TTCCTTTCAATGAAGCTCTCGACTATCAGTCCTGACCTGAACTGCGGTCTCGACCTACAAGAT ATCCTTCGCTCACAAGAAGCTCGCTCTGAGTTTCCGGGATACGGCCAGCAAATGAGCAATGTGCATCTTAATCTGTACAGGGCATCTGAACAAGGCTTCTCGCGTCCAGAACCGTACGGGGTCATTCCAAATCCAGCAAATGTTCATGTGGCAAGAACGGCTCAGTTATCTGCATTTCCTCAG CAGAGAGGAGTCTTTTGGGATGAAGAACTTCGCAACATTGCTCCAGATGCTTTCGCTTCAGACACCGGTGCCGTTAGCGTCGAGAATTCTG ATTCAATGAAAGTCGATTAG
- the LOC133911957 gene encoding uncharacterized protein LOC133911957, whose amino-acid sequence MATPTSLLPLLPAPASRHHLHPSPSASPCHLHPSPPIRLLRAAPRRRHPDAVVVVPDARLWVGDLSSAASYRDGREEDNEDAEEEEDDDDRSLDLLVRFLHSVFRNASRRSCRAVRSVLPSSVPAELVKFSVNGVLVLTFLWILKGLLEVVCTFGSMVFASILLVRGIWSGVTYIRENRYSYIHRIDNDDNRWSRVQTAG is encoded by the exons ATGGCGACCCccacctccctcctccctctcctccccgcCCCCGCCTCCCGTCACCACCTCCACCCCTCCCCGTCCGCCTCTCCCTGCCATCTGCACCCCTCGCCCCCTATtcgcctcctccgcgccgccccccgccgccgccaccccgaCGCCGTTGTTGTCGTCCCGGACGCCCGCCTCTGGGTCGGCGACCTCTCGAGCGCCGCTTCCTACCGGGACGGCAGAGAGGAAGACAACGAAGatgcagaggaggaggaagatgacgatGACCGCAGCCTGGACCTCCTGGTTCGGTTCCTGCACTCCGTGTTCAGGAATGCCTCCCGCCGCTCGTGCCGAGCCGTCAGGTCCGTGCTGCCGTCTTCCGTCCCAGCTGAGCTG GTGAAGTTCTCGGTCAATGGCGTGCTGGTTCTGACGTTCCTGTGGATACTCAAGGGTCTTCTTGAG GTTGTTTGCACATTTGGAAGCATGGTGTTTGCAAGCATCCTTCTTGTTCGAGGAATATGGTCTGGAGTCACATACATAAGAGAAAACCGGTACAGCTACATCCACCGGATCGATAATGATGACAACCGATGGAGCAGAGTACAGACTGCCGGTTGA
- the LOC133911958 gene encoding uncharacterized protein LOC133911958, giving the protein MNSSKSEDMFMFSSDSSDEEDELMLLVAIKEEQAASQGRRQQRGSVPSHAVIDCGHQEGVARLFRDYFADNPVYGDTLFRHRTSSERRTLSPSLSMDPDASSSTVTLLLYGKATWLGTTVPRSASSTWKTSCTKFAVMASTSSNAMFRSTTTGVLSRLKMSFVTFFNVASTSCTWSCIIDTKRGKHYNVHLQHGAGDSMSTQAKCPYLSRPPSHGGDARPAGPSRPTIPYPRRMPKLG; this is encoded by the exons ATGAACTCATCAAAGTCTGAAGATATGTTCATGTTCTCGTCGGACTCGAGCGACGAAGAGGACGAATTGATGTTGCTGGTCGCCATCAAGGAGGAACAGGCTGCATCCCAAGGTCGCAGGCAGCAGCGTGGCTCCGTGCCTAGCCATGCGGTCATAGACTGTGGGCACCAGGAAGGTGTTGCTAGGCTATTCAGGGACTACTTCGCCGATAACCCAGTGTATGGTGATACATTGTTTCGTCATAG AACCTCATCAGAAAGAAGGACGTTGTCGCCTTCATTGTCCATGGATCCTGATGCTTCATCTTCAACGGTCACGCTGCTACTGTACGGCAAAGCAACATGGTTGGGCACGACAGTACCGCGCAGTGCATCCTCCACTTGGAAAACAAGCTGCACCAAATTCGCCGTAATGGCGTCGACCTCTAGCAACGCCATGTTCAGGTCCACAACAACAGGGGTGTTGTCCAGACTCAAGATGTCATTCGTAACTTTCTTCAACGTAGCATCCACCTCCTGCACATGGTCCTGCATCATCGACACAAAGCGCGGCAAGCACTACAACGTCCATCTACAACATGGAGCAGGGGATTCCATGAGCACACAAGCCAAGTGTCCCTACTTGTCGAGGCCGCCGTCACATGGTGGCGATGCCCGCCCAGCCGGCCCTAGCCGACCAACCATTCCCTACCCAAGACGGATGCCAAAACTGGGATGA